Proteins encoded within one genomic window of Candidatus Bathyarchaeota archaeon:
- a CDS encoding ABC transporter permease — translation MSYKLRDQIKEIFQYKLALAGIGILLILIGISVYAVVAIPYDVATYLWRGGEGIWLDCPKNALPSWISLFSAKKIPETIVLDTQKGQVGVTKIIFPITANMSKLRIEFNFYYDYDDFPSEINLFYTAIYNERSPLVTIYWTKPTGQQIKIIDMVLKKSGAYYLSIDAVLANTLQSYLTQKTGTEPEYAVVPVIGLFAVEDSSVLKISTVTPLKGKYNVVIEGTLFEENSNVDVKLVVYGKIYGLAGTDHLRRDLSIALLWGTPIALSFGVVAALSIAVIQMIIAALSAWFLGKVDFTFQKITEINMILPFLPILIMLSVFYSFSIWMLLIVVIALNVFGSGVKTYRAVFLQIKEFPYIEAAKAYGASSLRIIFLYMIPKILPTIIPNLVMSVSSFVFLEAAMALLGLGDPMAPTWGKIIDDAYSSGALYKGYYYWVLEPSFLLILTSLGFALLGFALDKIFNPKLREM, via the coding sequence TTGTCTTACAAATTAAGGGATCAGATAAAAGAGATATTCCAGTATAAGTTGGCATTAGCAGGGATCGGGATTCTTCTAATATTGATCGGAATATCTGTTTACGCAGTAGTAGCGATACCATACGATGTAGCAACTTATCTGTGGCGTGGCGGGGAGGGAATTTGGCTAGATTGTCCGAAAAATGCGTTGCCTTCGTGGATAAGTCTTTTTTCAGCAAAGAAAATCCCTGAAACCATAGTACTCGACACACAGAAAGGACAAGTTGGCGTGACGAAGATCATTTTCCCTATAACTGCGAATATGAGCAAATTGAGAATAGAATTTAACTTCTATTACGATTATGATGACTTTCCAAGCGAAATAAATCTCTTCTATACTGCAATCTATAATGAGCGGTCTCCTCTAGTAACTATATATTGGACAAAACCCACGGGTCAGCAGATCAAGATAATCGATATGGTTTTGAAAAAGAGTGGAGCATACTACCTCTCAATCGATGCAGTGCTTGCAAACACACTCCAATCTTACCTAACGCAAAAAACTGGGACAGAGCCAGAATACGCCGTGGTTCCCGTAATTGGATTGTTTGCTGTAGAAGATTCCTCCGTCTTAAAAATAAGTACAGTAACACCATTGAAGGGCAAATACAACGTTGTAATTGAAGGCACCCTCTTTGAGGAGAACTCTAATGTTGATGTTAAACTTGTGGTCTATGGAAAAATATACGGGCTAGCAGGGACAGATCATCTAAGAAGAGATCTGAGCATTGCTCTATTATGGGGGACACCAATAGCCTTATCGTTCGGAGTGGTTGCAGCGCTATCCATAGCAGTTATTCAGATGATTATTGCGGCCTTAAGTGCTTGGTTCTTAGGAAAAGTTGATTTCACATTCCAGAAGATCACAGAGATAAATATGATCCTGCCGTTTCTCCCAATATTGATAATGTTATCTGTCTTCTACAGCTTCAGTATATGGATGCTTCTAATCGTTGTGATCGCGCTAAACGTTTTTGGCTCGGGAGTAAAGACCTATCGGGCCGTTTTTCTGCAGATAAAAGAGTTTCCATACATAGAGGCGGCAAAGGCCTATGGAGCAAGTAGTCTCAGGATTATCTTCCTTTATATGATTCCAAAGATTCTGCCTACAATCATACCTAACCTTGTCATGTCCGTTTCGAGTTTTGTTTTTCTAGAGGCTGCAATGGCGCTGCTCGGTCTCGGCGATCCCATGGCGCCCACATGGGGAAAAATTATTGATGATGCCTACTCCTCGGGGGCCCTTTACAAGGGATATTACTATTGGGTTCTGGAGCCATCATTTCTGCTTATTCTAACTTCTTTGGGATTCGCATTACTAGGATTTGCCTTAGACAAAATATTCAACCCCAAGCTGAGGGAGATGTGA
- a CDS encoding ABC transporter ATP-binding protein produces the protein MYYRTRMGPLRAVDGISFNVERGESIALIGESGCGKTSLAKSLIRLLPRNVELYKGSICLDGVDIMTLDDAEFRRTIQWQRISMVSQAAMNSLNPVIKVGEQVAEPLIVHKEMDKRSAMERAREIFSLVGIPEIFIDRYPFELSGGMRQRVVIAMALVMNPEIIILDEPTSALDVLTQANIMNLLKKIRRESKINYVLITHDVGLSSELADKVAVMYAGQIVEFSDADRFYASPLHPYSQKLMASVPTLRQDKMPQFILGVPISLINPPTGCRFAERCPSRMEKCREDPPLNELGKGMFVKCWLYSGQGKESSG, from the coding sequence ATGTACTATCGCACCAGAATGGGGCCGCTAAGGGCAGTGGATGGCATCTCTTTCAACGTGGAAAGGGGAGAGTCGATAGCGTTAATCGGAGAATCTGGATGCGGAAAAACCTCCTTGGCGAAATCATTGATACGTCTCCTTCCAAGGAATGTTGAGTTATATAAGGGATCGATATGCCTAGACGGTGTAGACATAATGACTTTAGATGACGCTGAATTCAGAAGAACCATACAATGGCAAAGGATCTCAATGGTTTCCCAGGCAGCTATGAATTCTCTTAACCCAGTGATAAAGGTGGGCGAACAAGTCGCTGAGCCACTAATAGTGCATAAAGAAATGGATAAGAGATCTGCAATGGAAAGAGCAAGAGAAATCTTCTCCCTTGTCGGCATTCCTGAAATATTCATTGACAGGTACCCATTTGAATTAAGTGGTGGAATGAGGCAGAGGGTAGTAATAGCGATGGCTTTGGTAATGAATCCGGAAATAATAATTCTTGATGAGCCTACCTCCGCCCTGGATGTCTTAACACAGGCAAATATAATGAATCTGCTTAAGAAGATAAGGAGAGAATCAAAAATCAATTATGTTTTAATAACGCATGATGTTGGGTTATCAAGTGAACTTGCGGACAAGGTAGCGGTAATGTACGCTGGACAGATAGTTGAGTTCAGCGATGCTGATCGCTTCTATGCATCCCCCCTTCATCCTTACTCACAAAAATTGATGGCGAGTGTACCGACACTTAGACAGGACAAGATGCCGCAATTTATTCTCGGGGTTCCAATAAGCCTCATTAATCCGCCTACGGGTTGCAGATTTGCTGAGAGATGCCCATCAAGAATGGAAAAATGCAGGGAAGACCCTCCCCTAAATGAGTTAGGGAAAGGGATGTTTGTCAAATGCTGGTTATACTCAGGGCAGGGGAAAGAATCAAGTGGGTAA